The genomic segment AAGCCGGTCAACGCCTCGTCGGCGTCCATCGGCTGCTCGGGATGGTACCCGCGCAGGTTCACGTAGAGCTGTCCGTCCGGGAACCGGTCGGCGACCTGGTGTGCCCAGTGCACCGCGAGAGCGGTCTTGCCGACGCCGGCCGTGCCGCTGATGGACGTGATCACCACGGCGTTGACGTCGTCGGCGGGCTGCTCCAGCAGCCCGGCCAGGGCGCGCAACTCGGTCTCCCGGCCGGTGAAGTAGCGAACCGCCGGCGGCAGCTGCCGCGGCACCTGCCGCCGGGCTGCGGTCGGCGCCGGGACCGCGGTCGGCACCGCGGTCGCGGTCGACCCGGCAACGGCCGACCGTTCCGGCCGCGGACCGCCCACGTCGACGGTGGCCACCGCCGGAACCGCCGGTCGGCGATGTCGAAACGCCTGCTCGATGATGGCGTGCCGGGGTCGCCAGAACTCCTCGACCCCCATCCGCAGCGAGACGTGCCGCAGCCGGTCGTGCTCCATGGCGTACTGGTGGAATGCGCTGACCAGGGACTTCACCACGTCCCAGTCGGGTGGGCGACGGATCTGGCCGCTGAGGATGGCGCCGACCTGGCTCTTGCTCAGCCGGACCGATCCACCCAGGGTCCGCAGGCTCGGCCCGCCCGCCTGTCGCCAGAGCGTGTGCAGGTCCTGACAGTACTGGCGCAGCAGCTCATCCGCGGCGCCCATGGTCATTCACGTCTCCCAGATGTCCGGTGCCGCCCGCCCGGAGGCATCCAGCTTGGAGACTAGAAGGTGTGTTGTGGACCGACAAGCATGCCGCGGGCAGCTGAGAAGCCATTCAGCTAAAGGGCACAGGGAAAATGCGACGTACCGGACCGCCCGTACATCCAGAAAAGACGATAATGTCGTACGTTGTCAGTCGGTCGATGCGGCACTCGACTTCGGAAGTGTGATATTCAGCCCTCGCTGTCGTACCCGGTGCTGTCGAATTCGGCGTGGATCAGGCGTTCGACCTCGGCGCCGAGACCGGCGGCCGTCGGCCGGTCGAAGAACGCCCGCATGGGCAGCTCGACCCCGAAGACGCTCTGAATGTTCCAGAGCAGCCGGGCGGCCAGCAGGGAGTTGCCGCCGTGCCGCAGGATGTCGTCGTCGGCGCCGATGTCGTCGCGTCCGAGTAGTTCCCGGATGAACCCGAGGATCTTCTCCTGGTGCGGCGCCAGCGGCGGTGCCGGGGCCGCGACGGCGGCCCGGTCAGGGTGGCCGGCGGACGCCGCCGGCGCCGCCGCGACGGGGCCCGCCGCACCCACCGGGAGCGCCGGGTCGGCGGCGAACCGGCCGGCGAGCTCGCCCAGCCGGTCGGCCAGCGTGGCGGCCGTCGCCCGGTCGTAGAGCGCCGAGGCGTACTCGATGGCGCCCAGGTAGCGCCCGTCGGGCTGGGGCCAGACGGTGAGCGCCAGATCGGTGCGGGCAACCGTCCACGCCTGCGCCAGCAGGTCGAGATCCGCCGGCTGCCAGCGCTGCCCCACCAGGCCGTCCCCGGCCATGGAGACCATGGTCTGGAACAGTGGTGTACGCCCCGGATCCCGAGGCTGGACCAGGGCGTCGGCGACGGCCTCGAACGGTGCCGCCTGGTGGGCCAGCCCTTCCCGGCAGGTCCGCTCGACCCGGGTCAGCGCCTCGACGAAGCTCAGCTCGGGGGTCAGCCGGGCGCGGATCACCACCACATCGATGAACAACCCGACCAGGTCGTGCAGCTCCGGTCGGGTCCGTCCGGAGTGCGGGGCGCCCACGCCGAAATCCCATCCGCCGCCGGCGTTGCCGAGCAGGACGATCCACAGGGTCAGGCAGACGACGTACGGGGTGGCCCCGGCCTGCCGGCCGATCTCCAGCAACGCGCGGACGTCGGTGGCCGGGATCTCGAGGCGCACCGCGCCGCCGGAGATGCTGCGCTGCCGGGGGCGCTCGCCGCTGATGGGCAGGTCGAGCGGGGGCAGGCCGGCGAGCGTCCGCCGCCAGTATCCGATCTGCTCGGCGAGCGTCTCCTCGGTCAGCCGCGACCGGAGCCAGCCAACGGCGTCGCAGTAGCGGATCGGCAGCTCGGGCAGGTCCGCGGGCCGCCCCTGCCCGAGCGCGGCGATCGTCTCGCGCAGCTCGTCGGCGAGGATCCGGGTCGACCAGCCGTCGCAGACGATGTGGTGGTAGACCAGCAGGAGCAGCTGCTGCGTCCCGCCGTCGCGGACCAGGGTCGCCCGGAACAGCGGCGCCGTCGTCAGGTCGAAGCCGGTGCCCAGTTCCGTGGCGACGACCGCACCGATCTCGGCGGGGGTGGTCTGGACGGTCCGCAGCGGCACCTCCGGCGCGGGTTCGATGACCGCCCGCAGCCCGTCGGCGTCCATCCGGTAGCCGGTGCGCAGCACGTCGTGGCGGGCCATCAGGTGGGCCAGCGCCGCCCGCACCACCGCCGGGCCGGTGTCGCCGGCCAGCCGGACCAGCATCGGATGCAGGTACTCCGGGCTGCCGGGGTGCATCCGGTCGAGCACCCAGAAGCGCTCCTGTGCGTACGACAGCGGTAGGCGCGCGTTCGCCGGCAGCCGCTCGATGGGCTGCGCCCGCTGCGCCCGGCGCAGCAGGTCCGCCTGCTCCCGCACGGTGGTGGCGAGGTTCAGCTCCCGGAAGTCC from the Solwaraspora sp. WMMD1047 genome contains:
- a CDS encoding amino acid adenylation domain-containing protein encodes the protein MIPESFLEQVRQRPLAPAVRQDGTVVTYQELAGAAWGVARGLAARGVRAESPVGVLVSPGPHLVAALLGIWLAGGAYVPLDPLAPARRRREVLAQAGARIVLTDGSDEPDEPPATEAAQFPPGTRSCGVGRLIGAGDGIELPGRVTGPRQAAYLIFTSGSTGTPKGVVVEHAAIANRVHWGIRALKLSPDDRVLQKTPLTFDAAGWEIFAPLLCGAAVTFGRPEAGRDARELVRSVREQRATVLQVVPSLLRLLAVEPDLGRCDSLRLVCCAGEALHAELCQRVRDRIDVEIVNTYGPTECAIDALAGPFDPAQEHGPVPIGRPIDNLRQLLLPPPAGTGADESVRELYLCGAGVGRGYHGDAAQTAERFLPDPDGPPGSRMYRTGDLVRVRPDGALEFVGRIDAQVKINGVRIEPGEVEAVLETHPDVIEAAVRAVTDPHGTRRLAAWVVTSHEVAVDGLLDQLRDRLPPSAVPAYLSRLATLPRTASGKTDRSRLPDPDWAGPAPRSADPPKPDGAAEQIVVAAWRRLLDVDEVGPADDFYRLGGHSLLMTRLLATLRDLSGLDLDFRELNLATTVREQADLLRRAQRAQPIERLPANARLPLSYAQERFWVLDRMHPGSPEYLHPMLVRLAGDTGPAVVRAALAHLMARHDVLRTGYRMDADGLRAVIEPAPEVPLRTVQTTPAEIGAVVATELGTGFDLTTAPLFRATLVRDGGTQQLLLLVYHHIVCDGWSTRILADELRETIAALGQGRPADLPELPIRYCDAVGWLRSRLTEETLAEQIGYWRRTLAGLPPLDLPISGERPRQRSISGGAVRLEIPATDVRALLEIGRQAGATPYVVCLTLWIVLLGNAGGGWDFGVGAPHSGRTRPELHDLVGLFIDVVVIRARLTPELSFVEALTRVERTCREGLAHQAAPFEAVADALVQPRDPGRTPLFQTMVSMAGDGLVGQRWQPADLDLLAQAWTVARTDLALTVWPQPDGRYLGAIEYASALYDRATAATLADRLGELAGRFAADPALPVGAAGPVAAAPAASAGHPDRAAVAAPAPPLAPHQEKILGFIRELLGRDDIGADDDILRHGGNSLLAARLLWNIQSVFGVELPMRAFFDRPTAAGLGAEVERLIHAEFDSTGYDSEG